One segment of Toxotes jaculatrix isolate fToxJac2 chromosome 8, fToxJac2.pri, whole genome shotgun sequence DNA contains the following:
- the plekhg6 gene encoding uncharacterized protein plekhg6: protein MDSTKPSLSSKAPHVNNGGGNESPMEEGSVPWRDSVDGERRRDSESKETDVVDGTTAAADINHHHKGSADKQKFNTGYQRRTKQKVVTDFTTVSKGTSAGAKPRAALRQVLFNQGVSDKNPTSEERGQLDVLKQELEAYAVPDSLKWRWMEESQGTTLEKSWTEIVHCHTTMSKVQRHQQEALWEFVYTELMYINKLIIIKDLVIAALVNLQQRGFLLEVSPELLFSNLPSILSAHQLFWQEVIYPMLQEVRRTGKPFDPMRLEAGCLQFHERFSAYQYYCWEEENNLEFTRRQMESNPHFLTFIQWVETHPQCERMRLGDMQAKPHQRITKYPLLLKAVLKTTQDPHVQHILRGVLSSVNSFLNSINDYLKLKDEELALTISAQRVEGYEVEGINEEIDKYLREICQFDLTLPIRGVGPDVVRKLLLEENLKIRDRKDSKLEMVALLFSDVLLMTKVQKKGERLKVVRPPLALDKTSCIALKDGCSFVLVEVGELQSAMNVYIFSASTSESCSTWVSTIHQAKETLMDLRKAESNRQLENWKIQLETKPIKEAKTDMETEEQTLPQSRGEHFVDELIIPQTINGTLAYKEAEGQYQPADDVASNNTELPFWQSQPSNSHRKSVRKSFAGQQQAVKGYEWIEMGVRGDQDTDHTEEEEKVVESQMMRDRTVTFNHRAHSAPNLDIFISTASADPSRYNPTGPHMLLLGGLPDVDYPTDEDSTLQLPYEPTISREGPELQTLPGERGTSTRRDSRTVNQDIERNTSNSQSGDMETSLEAWGFSKNLRSPGLRRRRPVSIHQGPSVQTSKQFSQGSGETWTASNNSSSNSNSDYSLNSKRNSVPSGQSSDSHRVLKLGSLKPNQGMFWHIQDRVSPDPQTLSEPELPDVNLSNKMPKMKTQRSASTPNIIFNGGQELRPHSSSLYTLPQEQDTPFPNGQPSPLEGLLERAKERVRERDGLKRERNMKMTNLRSRYPTPSPSFSTTPSPPPSDGDRDTEWEEEVRLVRHRALTVGKGWKEQLVDGDEDDNINSVVSTEGVNVDWAGWCVDDDEVLDHLNPGNEGLLEGIRRSLSFWDFHGFSEQEDGECSQV from the exons AGGCGGACCAAGCAGAAGGTGGTGACTGACTTTACAACGGTGAGTAAAGGAACATCTGCAGGGGCCAAACCCAGAGCAGCACTGAGACAGGTCCTGTTCAACCAGGGAGTGTCTGACAAGAACCCAACGTCTGAG GAGCGAGGTCAGCTGGATGTGTTaaagcaggagctggaggccTATGCCGTACCAGACAGTCTAAAgtggagatggatggaggaaagTCAAGGAACAACACTCGAGAAGAGCTGGACAGAAATTGTGCACTGTCATACA ACCATGTCTAAGGTGCAGAGACACCAGCAGGAGGCACTGTGGGAGTTTGTCTACACTGAACTCATGTACATCAACAAGCTAATTATCATCAAAGAC TTGGTTATTGCAGCTCTTGTCAACCTACAACAGCGTGGATTTCTCCTAGAG GTGTCCCCTGAGCTGCTTTTCTCCAACCTCCCATCCATCCTCAGTGCACACCAGCTGTTCTGGCAAGAAGTGATTTATCCCATGTTACAAGAAGTCCGGAGGACAGGCAAGCCATTTGACCCCATGAGGTTAGAGGCTGGTTGCCTGCAG TTCCATGAGCGTTTCTCTGCCTATCAGTATTACTGCTGGGAGGAAGAAAACAATCTTGAGTTCACACGCAGGCAGATGGAGAGCAACCCACATTTCCTCACTTTCATTCAG TGGGTGGAGACTCATCCTCAGTGTGAGCGGATGCGGCTTGGGGACATGCAGGCCAAACCCCATCAGAGGATCACAAAGTATCCGCTGCTGCTTAAAGCTGTGCTCAAAACCACCCAGGACCCTCATGTGCAGCACATACTCAGAGGCGTG TTGTCCAGTGTAAACAGTTTCTTGAATAGTATCAATGACTATTTGAAGCTAAAAGATGAGGAACTTGCTCTCACCATCTCTGCTCAGAGGGTGGAGGGATATGAAGTGGAGGGAATAAATGAAGAAATTGACAAg TATCTTCGCGAGATCTGTCAGTTTGACCTAACACTGCCCATCAGAGGAGTGGGCCCTGATGTCGTACGTAAGCTGCTGTTGGAGGAGAACTTGAAGATTCGGGACAGGAAAGACAGCAAG CTGGAGATGGTGGCTCTACTTTTCTCAGATGTGCTTTTAATGACCAAAGTccagaagaaaggagagaggctGAAAGTGGTTCGACCTCCTCTGGCCTTAGACAAAACTTCTTGCATAGCACTGAAAGATGGCT GTTCATTTGTTCTCGTGGAGGTAGGCGAACTTCAGAGTGCTATGAATGTCTACATATTTTCAGCCAGCACCTCAGAGAGCTGCTCCACGTGGGTCTCCACCATCCACCAGGCAAAG GAAACACTGATGGACTtgagaaaggcagagagcaaCAGACAACTGGAAAATTGGAAAATCCAGCTGGAGACTAAACCTATTAAAGAAGCCAAAACAGATATGGAGACAGAAGAACAAACTCTCCCACAATCAAGAGGGGAACATTTTGTAGATGAACTTATTATCCCCCAAACAATAAATGGGACTTTGGCATATAAAGAAGCAGAGGGACAGTATCAACCTGCAGATGATGTGGCCTCTAACAACACTGAATTACCTTTTTGGCAGTCTCAACCCAGCAACAGTCATCGTAAATCAGTGCGTAAGAGCTTTGCTGGTCAGCAACAAGCAGTCAAAGGATATGAATGGATAGAAATGGGAGTGAGAGGAGATCAAGACACCGaccacacagaggaagaagagaaagtaGTTGAGTCTCAGATGATGAGGGACCGGACGGTGACCTTTAACCACAGGGCACACTCTGCCCCTAAtctggacattttcatttctacTGCTTCTGCAGATCCATCAAGATACAATCCAACTGGGCCACACATGCTTTTGCTAGGTGGATTACCAGACGTTGACTACCCAACAGATGAAGATAGCACTTTACAACTCCCTTATGAACCAACCATATCCAGGGAGGGGCCTGAGTTGCAAACGCTAccaggagaaagaggaacatCAACAAGGAGAGACTCCCGAACTGTGAACCAGGACATCGAGAGAAATACCAGCAACAGTCAGTCTGGAGACATGGAGACATCCTTAGAGGCTTGGGGGTTCTCAAAAAATTTGAGGTCACCCGGGTTACGGAGGAGGAGGCCAGTTAGCATCCATCAGGGCCCCTCAGTTCAGACATCCAAACAGTTCTCCCAGGGCTCAGGAGAGACTTGGACTGCTTCAAATAACTCTTCCTCCAACTCTAACTCAGACTACAGCCTAAACAGCAAGAGAAATTCTGTTCCTTCTGGCCAAAGCTCAGATTCACATCGGGTGCTCAAGCTGGGCTCCCTGAAGCCGAACCAAGGCATGTTTTGGCACATACAAGATAGAGTCTCTCCAGATCCCCAGACACTGTCTGAGCCTGAATTGCCTGATGTGAACCTCAGTAATAAAATGCCCAAAATGAAAACCCAAAGGAGTGCTTCCACTCCTAATATTATCTTTAATGGAGGGCAGGAACTTCGTCCGCACTCCAGTAGCCTGTACACTTTACCCCAAGAACAAGATACACCTTTTCCCAACGGACAACCCTCACCTCTGGAGGGCCTTTTGGAAAGAGCCAAAGAGAGAGTAAGGGAGCGAGATGGATTAAAGAGAGAGcgaaacatgaaaatgactaatctCCGGTCAAGATATCCAACACCTTCCCCCTCCTTTTCCACCACACCTTCACCACCGCCCAGTGATGGAGATAGAGACacagagtgggaggaggaggtgaggctgGTGAGACACAGAGCACTCACAGTGGGTAAAGGATGGAAAGAGCAGCTTGTAGACGGAGATGAAGACGATAACATTAACAG TGTTGTTTCTACAGAAGGTGTAAATGTGGACTGGGCGGGCTGgtgtgttgatgatgatgaagtccTGGATCATTTAAACCCTGGAAATGAAGGGCTTCTGGAGGGCATCAGGCGATCTTTGTCCTTTTGGGATTTTCATGGGTTTTCAGAGCAAGAGGACGGGGAGTGCAGTCAGGTGTAG